The proteins below come from a single Eptesicus fuscus isolate TK198812 chromosome 5, DD_ASM_mEF_20220401, whole genome shotgun sequence genomic window:
- the VTI1B gene encoding vesicle transport through interaction with t-SNAREs homolog 1B encodes MATSAASSEHFEKLHEIFRGLHEDLRGVPERLLGTGGTEEKKKLIRDFDEKQQEANETLAEMEEELRYAPLSFRNPMMSKLRNYRKDLAKLHREVRSTPLTATPGGRGDMKYGTYTAENEHMNQLQSQRVLLLQGTDSLNRATQSIERSHRIATETDQIGSEIIEELGEQRDQLERTKNRLVNTNENLSKSRKILRSMSRKVTTNKLLLSIVILLEIAILGGLVYYKFFRKH; translated from the exons ATGGCCACCTCCGCCGCCTCCTCGGAGCATTTCGAGAAGCTGCACGAGATCTTCCGCGGCCTCCATGAAGACCTACGGGGCGTGCCGGAGCGGCTCCTGGGGACTGGGGGCACAG aagagaagaagaaattgaTCAGAGATTTTGATGAAAAGCAACAGGAAGCAAATGAAACG CTGGCAGAGATGGAAGAGGAACTACGTTATGCACCCCTGTCTTTTCGTAACCCTATGATGTCCAAGCTTCGAAACTACCGGAAGGACCTTGCCAAACTCCACCGGGAAGTGAGAAGCACGCCTTTGACAGCCACACCTGGGGGCCGAGGAGACATGAAATATGGCACATACACTGCAGAGAATGAGCATATG AATCAGCTACAGTCTCAGAGGGTATTGCTTTTGCAAGGCACTGATAGCCTGAACCGGGCCACCCAGAGTATTGAGCGTTCTCATCGGATTGCCACAGAAACTGATCAGATTGGCTCAGAAATTATAGAAGAGCTGGGGGAGCAACGTGACCAGTTGGAACGTACCAAAAATAGA ctggTAAACACAAATGAAAACTTGAGCAAAAGTCGAAAGATTCTCCGGTCAATGTCCagaaa AGTGACAACCAACAAGCTGCTACTTTCCATTGTCATCTTACTGGAGATAGCCATCCTGGGAGGCCTGGTTTATTACAAATTCTTTCGCAAGCACTAA